The sequence CCTGAACGGTACTTATGGCAATCAGATTTATTTCCAGGGTGGCGAGGTGTCTTTGAATGGAGCCGGGGTTCAGAATCAGCTAGCGTCGATGGCAGATCGCTGGAAGTCACCGGAAAATCCGGGTGCTGGCTTGTACAGCCGGGCAATTCGGAACGATTATGCCTTTGGCTTTAGCGCCGGAACGACCAAATACCTGTTCGACGGTTCGTTCACCCGCATTCGGGATGTTAATCTTTCCTACACGTTCCCATCCACGGTCATTAGTAAATTGAAACTCCAGGCCCTATCCGTCTATGCCGATGTGACGAACCTGTACACCTTCACGAACTATCCGGGTTATGATCCGGAAGGCAGCACCGGGGGCGATAACCTGGCCAAGAGTGGCGTCGACTTTTTCTCGTATCCGAACCCACGGACATATACCGTTGGCCTGCGCGTAACTTTTTAATCACTCCATTGATTAATACTCCTTTTACTGCCATGAAAAAGCGAATACTGGCCATATTGTTTCTGACGGCCACTTTATCATCTTGCCAGGATTTTCTGAACCTGAAGCCAGCATACCAGATTAGTGATCAGAGTTTCTACCAGAATCAGAATGATTTTGAGACGGCGCTGGTTGGGGTTTACAGTACCTCACGAGAGCTATACAGAGGCAGTGCGATTCAGTATATTGGCGAATTGTCGACCGATAACACTGAAATTCAGTGGTCATCGCCATCCGCCGATGAGATGCAACTGGACCAGAATGGGGTTACGGCAACCAATGCTTTTGTTCGATCGATCTGGAATACATGCCTGTATACAATTTCGCAGTCGACCAACCTACTGAACCGGATCGATGCAGTCAATTTCGATCAGACTGCCAAGAATCGGATTAAAGGCGAAGCGCAGTTTCTGCGGGCGTTCAGCTATTTTTATCTGGTTCGTTTGTTTGGCAATGTGCCTATCACGACGCAAACGTTCAGCAGCCCGGCACAGGTAGCAGCCGCCGATTTAACGCTGAAGCCCAAAGAAGAGGTTTACAAATTGATACTGGCCGATTTGACCAGTGCCGAAACGCTTTTGCCCGCCACGCTGAATGCCGACAAAACCAGGGCTTCGCAAATGACGGTGAAAGCCCTGCTGGGCAAAGTATACCTGACTCAACTGAGTTACGATCTGGCAGCTACCAAACTGAAAGAAGTGATCGATTCAAAGCAGTATTCGCTGGTTGCCGATTATAAGTCACTGTCGACCAACGGTAATGTCAATCTGCCGGAAACGCTTCTGGAAGTTGATTACCTGTCGGGCCAAACACTGGGCAATAACTATTCGTCGTTGTTCACACCCGCCATTACGAGTATGGCTATCTTTCCGGGAAATGCACAGGGGTCGGGCCGTATCGTGCCAACGCTGGACTTGATCAAAGCCTATGAAAACAGCGACGCCCGTAAGGCCATATCGGTCAACGATTCGGTTCTGTTGATCGGGGGCAAGAAATCATACAGTCGTTATGGATTGAAATTTGTGGATTTCAAAGCCGTTGATCCGGGCGATGGGAGTGTTTCATTCACGATACTTCGCTATGCCGATGTATTGCTGATGTATGCTGAAGTGCTGAATGAACAGGGCAAAACAACGGATGCGCTCCCGTACATCAATCAGGTTCGGCAGCGTGTCAAGCTACCCGTTCTGGCTGGTCTTTCGCAGGCTGATTTACGACTGGCGCTTGAACGCGAACGGCGGGTAGAATTCCTGTATGAAGGTCATCGGTGGTTCGATCTGGTCCGGACCGGGCGGGCGCAGACAGTCCTGAATGCCCATTATGTCAGTCAGAAACTTAACTTTTCGGTTCAGGATTTTGAAGTTTTATTTCCTATTCCGCAAGCCGAAATCGACCTGAATCCCAAACTGAAGCAGAATCCGGGCTATTGATCGCACAACATTGGTGGAATTCCATTTGTCTATTTTTTTGTCATGCTGATGAAGGGTGCAACTTAACATAAAGATGCGACCTTCATCAGCATGACAGAATTCAACCCATACCTTTAACTCATGCGTTCCCAAGCCTTACTCTTACTCTGCCTGCTCACCGTAGCCATTTTTGGTTTTACGTATTCGGAAATGTCCATAACCGATACGCCAAATCTGGACAACTCGACGCTACGCGGAAAGTCATTCAACAACATCACGCTGGAAGCGTCGCTCAAACCATTTAAGAAGAACGACAAGGCTTATATTCAGCAGGTTGCTGCCGAGCTTTTTACGCAATGGTCGGCCTTGTTGCGCCATACCGACACGGTTTCGGTGATGCTCTGGACATCGGATGGATCGGAGATTCTGGATTACAAAGGCAAACTGGATCAGCCGCTCGAATGGGCGCGCTATATCGGTAACCCCAACACCGAGCACGAAGTCGGTTCGGGACCGAAAGAATTGTCGCTTCACGAACGGGCCTATGTGTACATGGAAAACCCGCCTGCGTTTACGTACGGGGATTTGAAGTTCATAATTCAAACGCTGAAAGAAACGGGTCAGCGAATTACCGGCAAACCTGTTCGAATTGGCGCTACATTTGATCCGGGGCCGGAGTTTGCCAAGTCAGAATTTAAGTACAAAAAACACCCTGAAATTCTGGGTGGCAACGCCATGGGGCACAAGACCATGGTCAGTTGTTATTCGACCCTGAACGCCGATGCCGATGCCTATGCTGGCTTTCCAAAGGGAATTCCGGCCAATACGCCTTTTGGTACGTTTCTGGGCCGGCAGAGCCAACATTTCCTGACCGATCTGGGGTACGACTTCATCTGGCTCAGCAATGGCTTTGGGTTCGGTGTCGAAGGCTGGTCATCGACGGGTGCTATCTTCAATGGGAAGGCGTTTGCGCCGGAAAAACTGGCGAATACGAAAGAATTGATTGCGGGATTCTGGAACCTGTTTCGCAAAGAGTGTCCTGAGTTTCAGATTCAAACCCGAGGCACCAACTTATCGACGGGGGCCGATTTAGCCCGCGATGGCGTTGATCTAAAGCAGATTTACGGCGGCCATTACAACATGCTTCCTCCACCTAATTCGCCCTGGGCGGCCCTGGATGGTGATTTTGGGCTGGAAATGGTGGGCTACATGTCGCGAATGGCCGAGTTGCCCGACGAGCGCTATTTGTTTCGCTACTATACGCACGATCCCTGGTGGGTCAATAGCCCGTGGCTGGATCGTTACGGCCAGGAGCCGCACGATATTTACCTGCCCATGTCCGTGGCGCGCATCAATGCGAAAGGCGAGATCCGTCTGCCTACGCACCTGAATTTCCTGACGGCCGATAATTCGTATGGGGAGATGCCCGCTCAGGTGCCCGATGAAGTGACGCCCCATATTTTGAAAGCGCGATACGATTCGCCGACCGCGCCGGGCCCACTGGTTTGGGTTTATCCGTTCGATGAATACCATAGCTGGGCCTACAAACAGCCCGACCGACTACCGGAAATTTATTACGGCGACTGGCTTATCCGGCAGGCCATTAACAATGGTTTTCCGTTAAACACAATTACATCGACCGGTTCGCTTCAGAAAGTGTTAGCGACAAAACCGGCTTATTTCAGTGAGTCGATTCTGGTTTCCATTGTGCCGGAAGCCGGTTCTTCGCTCGAAAAAACGTTGATTGATTTTGTGCAGAATGGCGGCAAATTACTCATTTATGGCCCTGCCGACCATGCCGGACCTGCTTTTCTGAGTCTCCTAAACCTTCAGAATACCACTGCCCTCAACGGCGAGTTTCAGGTAAATTCGACTATAACGATCGACGAACTGACGAAAAAATATCCGAGCAAGATTGTCCACAATGCACTTTTTTCGGGTGGGGGTGTTGCTACGCAGGTAAAGAATAAGGGTGATGCTGGCACCAAAATACTGGCAAAAATGACGCAGGCTGCGAACGAACGCGACGTGGTTTGGGTACGCGAAAAGCCGGAATGGAAGGGTGGCAAGGTGGCTTACGTGCGTGGCACCAATTCGAGCAAGTTTACGGGTGGAAAACTGCTGACCCCCGACGACCCGGAGCAATTGTTTACCGGTCCGCTTTTGATGCGATACGTGCTGAATCAATTTGGACTGGATTACCGGATCGATAAGCGAAACCCATCGGTTAAAAACCCCGTATTGACCATTTCCAGAGGTAGTAATGGCTTTTTCTTTTCGGGGTACTGCCCAAACACAACCATCACCCATCGGTTCAAGCTGCCGCAGGGAGCGCCCATTCTGACGGGCTACGAAACGGAGCTGGCGAATGGCTATTCGGTTTATTCCATGCCGAAAGCCTGGCATCGGGAAAGCCGTCTGTTTGTTGATCAGGCTGACGGAATCGTGTCGTGTCAGGAAATGACATCGGGAGTGAAGCATATGAAACGCTGTATTCGCCTGATGGGTCTGAAAAATGCAACCGTCCGTATTTACCCGGATGAAGGCATTACGGATGAGGGCCTGCATGTTTACACAAACACGAGCTATCCGTGGAAAAAAGGACAGACGGCTTTCAAGCCCGGTGACAAAAAGTACGGCAAGCATTACGTAGTAGAAAATGTAACAGGCGATTTGGTCGCGTTCTGGTGATAAACTTTTAATACCCAACCTCCTTTCTTATGAAACGTAGTTCCTACCTGCTGGGATTTGGGCTACTTGTGGCTATGGTTTCGTTTCATAGCATAAGGCCTCAAGTCGATATAGTCACCTACACAAGTTTACGGGAAGGATTCAAAAATCCACCCATTCATTCCCGACCAAAAGTGTACTGGTGGTGGTTGAATGGCTATGTCGATACGCTTCGATTGAAGGAAGAATTGACATCCATCAAAAAGGCCGGATTAGGTGGAGTCGATATTTTTGAAATCGGATTACCACCCGCCAGCGATCCGAATCAGATCATCCCGGCAGGACCGGCTTTTATGAGCGATGCTTCCGTAAAAACGATTCACATGGCCATTCGGGAAGCGGGTAAATTGGGACTGGAGGTAGGCCTGAATTTGGCCAGCAGCTGGAATGCGGGTGGAACCTGGGTGAAGCCCCAGCACGCAGCCAAAACGCTTTACTTCTCCAAAACGACGGTCAGCAGTTCGAGCCAGTCGGCCGTTCGGTTACCGTTTCCAGCCATTCCGCCCGACAAGCAGGGTAAACCAAGGCCAATTGCGTACGGACCAGATGGCAAACCCGCCTATCACGAAGAAGTCGCCGTTATTGCCCTTCCGGCAGGGCAGCACGCGCAACTCGACACAACAAAAATTATCAATATCTCGGCCTTTTTCGATCCTAAGAAAGAAGAACTAAGCTGGAAAGCGCCAGCAGGTGAGTGGGATGTTTATCGGTATATCTGTTCCAATTCGGGGGAACAATTGATCCGGCCAACTCCCAATTCCGTTGGCCCGATCATCGACCATTTTGATTCGACGGCTACGCGAATGCACGTCATGTATTTCATCGACCGATTAAAACCACTCATCGGCGATTTTCGGAAGAGTGCGCTCAAAAATCTGTACCTGGCGAGCTACGAGGCCAAAGAATTTACGTGGACTCCAACCTTACCGGCAGCGTTCAAAAAACTGCACGGCTACGACCTTTACAAGTTTTTGCCCGCTATTTATAATCCTGAGCAATACCAGCAGGAAGTTGCTAAAAACTTCCAGTTCGATTTCGACAAAACCCTGTCGGAGTTGATGATCAAAAACCATTACCGGAAAGCGAAGGAAATTTGCAACAGCTACGGTTTGCAAATCATTTCAGAATCGGGCGGGCCGGGCCATTTGCACCACATTCCGGTCGAAACGCTGAAGGCACTGGGGGCGCTGGACGTGCCCCGCGGAGAGTACTGGTACAACCGGACTTTTTTCATGGAAAACGACAAGGATAGCCTGGTCGATATGCTTTATCTGGTGAAAGAAATTGCGGCCGCGTCGCACATCTACAAGCGCGGCATTGTCGAAGAAGAATCATTTACCAGTTACTGGGATTGGCAGGAGGGACCATCGGATCTGAAACCGCTGGCCGACCGGGCTTTCTGCGAAGGCATGAACCGTCTGGTCATTCACGGATTTCCACACAACCCAAAAGAGATGGGTCATCCTGGAATTGCTTATTTTGCCGGCACACATTACAATGATCGAAACACCTGGTGGCCGAAAGTAAAGCCATTCAATGATTACCTGGGCCGTATCTCATTCATTCTTCAACAGGCTGATTTTGTGGCTGATGTGCT comes from Spirosoma aureum and encodes:
- a CDS encoding RagB/SusD family nutrient uptake outer membrane protein, which produces MKKRILAILFLTATLSSCQDFLNLKPAYQISDQSFYQNQNDFETALVGVYSTSRELYRGSAIQYIGELSTDNTEIQWSSPSADEMQLDQNGVTATNAFVRSIWNTCLYTISQSTNLLNRIDAVNFDQTAKNRIKGEAQFLRAFSYFYLVRLFGNVPITTQTFSSPAQVAAADLTLKPKEEVYKLILADLTSAETLLPATLNADKTRASQMTVKALLGKVYLTQLSYDLAATKLKEVIDSKQYSLVADYKSLSTNGNVNLPETLLEVDYLSGQTLGNNYSSLFTPAITSMAIFPGNAQGSGRIVPTLDLIKAYENSDARKAISVNDSVLLIGGKKSYSRYGLKFVDFKAVDPGDGSVSFTILRYADVLLMYAEVLNEQGKTTDALPYINQVRQRVKLPVLAGLSQADLRLALERERRVEFLYEGHRWFDLVRTGRAQTVLNAHYVSQKLNFSVQDFEVLFPIPQAEIDLNPKLKQNPGY
- a CDS encoding glycosyl hydrolase, which encodes MKRSSYLLGFGLLVAMVSFHSIRPQVDIVTYTSLREGFKNPPIHSRPKVYWWWLNGYVDTLRLKEELTSIKKAGLGGVDIFEIGLPPASDPNQIIPAGPAFMSDASVKTIHMAIREAGKLGLEVGLNLASSWNAGGTWVKPQHAAKTLYFSKTTVSSSSQSAVRLPFPAIPPDKQGKPRPIAYGPDGKPAYHEEVAVIALPAGQHAQLDTTKIINISAFFDPKKEELSWKAPAGEWDVYRYICSNSGEQLIRPTPNSVGPIIDHFDSTATRMHVMYFIDRLKPLIGDFRKSALKNLYLASYEAKEFTWTPTLPAAFKKLHGYDLYKFLPAIYNPEQYQQEVAKNFQFDFDKTLSELMIKNHYRKAKEICNSYGLQIISESGGPGHLHHIPVETLKALGALDVPRGEYWYNRTFFMENDKDSLVDMLYLVKEIAAASHIYKRGIVEEESFTSYWDWQEGPSDLKPLADRAFCEGMNRLVIHGFPHNPKEMGHPGIAYFAGTHYNDRNTWWPKVKPFNDYLGRISFILQQADFVADVLHYYGDNVPNLIPPKNTRFSVGAGYDYEVINTEVLLRDLTVEKGSWVLPGVGRYKVLSIGNEGRIPAEARAKLKKLSEQGATLVERKSAMPALAALHIPPDFSYAGQKADQRYTPLDYIHYRRDELDFYLIRNTTNRWVSTDCQFRQQAKMPEIWDPISGSVVPVADYKQENDRINVPVSLPPFGAYFIVFSKPSAASGPNVANADFDNLNAAKPAMVLDGPWKLTFPKGWGAPESATFPELISWTESDQKGIRYFSGIATYQKTFDYKSVAATTRQRVYLDLGDLTKVGEVWLNNKPLGIVWTPPYRVDITDAIKAGPNSLRIDVANTWSNRLTGDAINGEKYTKTNITKANKNLVPWDKLPLIKSGLLGPVMIHTVKTIR